In Pseudofrankia saprophytica, one genomic interval encodes:
- a CDS encoding 3' terminal RNA ribose 2'-O-methyltransferase Hen1, producing MLLTLTTTARPATDLGFLLHKHPGRAQRFDTAAGSAHVFYPEATEERCTAALLLDIDPVGLVRGKGGGPGGRGAGPEAHYVDDRPYAASSLLAVAMAAVFSTAMAGICKARPELATTPIPLEIRVPALPCRRGGAPLAERLFAPLGWRVAAVSAPLDPLFPEWGTAAHHDVTLTGTARLADALTQLYVLLPVLDDGKHYYVGRDEIDKLVREGATWLPDHPERHLIARRYLAHRAGLASAALARLGGVEDIPDEGVSTGFEPGPLAAAEAETGAAITQAGAAITEPGLEIAEPGAEISVPDAVGETAAVPVEAPRPPSLAMLRRQAILDVLRAAGSRTVADLGCGDGKLVGDLLADPRFTEIVAVDVSHRALELAARRLRVDRLPDRVRARLRLVASSLTYRDARIAGLDAAVLSEVVEHVDPPRLPALAAAVLGEARPRLVVITTPNVEYNVRYEGLAPGAPRHRDHRFEWTREEFAGWVKDLVGRYPYSARIEGVGAADPELGAPTQLAVLERIG from the coding sequence ATGCTGCTGACCCTGACCACGACCGCGCGTCCCGCGACCGATCTCGGGTTCCTGCTGCACAAGCATCCCGGCCGGGCACAGCGGTTCGACACGGCGGCGGGCAGCGCGCACGTCTTCTACCCCGAGGCGACCGAGGAGCGCTGCACGGCGGCGCTGCTGCTCGACATCGACCCGGTCGGACTGGTCCGCGGCAAGGGCGGGGGCCCGGGCGGCCGCGGCGCCGGGCCGGAGGCCCACTACGTCGACGACCGGCCGTACGCGGCCTCCAGCCTGCTCGCGGTCGCGATGGCGGCCGTCTTCTCCACGGCGATGGCCGGGATCTGCAAGGCCCGTCCGGAGCTGGCCACGACGCCGATCCCGCTGGAGATCCGGGTCCCGGCGCTGCCCTGCCGGCGCGGCGGGGCGCCCCTGGCCGAGCGCCTGTTCGCGCCGCTCGGCTGGCGGGTCGCCGCCGTCTCCGCCCCGCTCGACCCGCTGTTCCCGGAGTGGGGCACGGCCGCGCACCACGACGTGACGCTCACCGGGACGGCCCGGCTGGCCGACGCGCTCACCCAGCTCTACGTCCTACTGCCGGTCCTCGACGACGGCAAGCACTACTACGTCGGCCGCGACGAGATCGACAAGCTGGTGCGCGAGGGCGCGACCTGGCTGCCGGACCATCCCGAGCGCCACCTCATCGCCCGCCGCTACCTCGCCCACCGGGCCGGCCTTGCCTCCGCCGCGCTGGCCCGCCTCGGCGGCGTCGAGGACATCCCCGACGAGGGCGTCTCCACCGGCTTCGAGCCAGGCCCGCTCGCCGCCGCCGAGGCCGAGACCGGCGCCGCGATCACCCAGGCCGGCGCCGCGATCACCGAGCCCGGCCTCGAGATCGCCGAGCCCGGCGCCGAGATCAGCGTTCCCGACGCCGTCGGTGAGACGGCCGCGGTGCCGGTGGAGGCGCCGCGGCCGCCGTCGCTGGCCATGCTGCGGCGCCAGGCGATCCTTGACGTGCTGCGGGCCGCAGGCTCGCGCACCGTCGCCGACCTTGGCTGCGGCGACGGAAAGCTCGTCGGGGACCTGCTCGCCGACCCGCGCTTCACCGAGATCGTCGCGGTCGACGTCTCGCACCGCGCCCTGGAGCTCGCCGCCCGCAGGCTGCGGGTGGACCGGCTACCCGATCGGGTGCGGGCACGGCTGCGGCTGGTCGCGTCGTCGCTGACGTACCGGGACGCCCGGATCGCGGGCCTCGACGCGGCCGTGCTCAGCGAGGTCGTCGAGCACGTCGACCCGCCGCGGCTGCCGGCGCTCGCCGCCGCCGTCCTCGGCGAGGCCCGGCCACGGCTCGTCGTGATCACCACCCCGAACGTCGAGTACAACGTCCGCTACGAGGGGCTGGCGCCGGGTGCGCCGCGGCACCGCGACCACCGGTTCGAGTGGACGAGGGAGGAGTTCGCCGGCTGGGTCAAGGACCTCGTCGGTCGCTATCCCTACTCCGCCCGCATCGAGGGGGTCGGCGCCGCCGACCCCGAGCTCGGCGCGCCCACCCAGCTCGCCGTGCTGGAAAGGATCGGTTGA
- a CDS encoding APC family permease, with translation MTPHLGLLGLTFVSLGSIIGSGWLLGALTAARVAGPASLVAWVLAGILIIGLALVHAELGAAYPVAGGSARYTQLALGPLAGFVAGWLAWIQAVALAPIEAEAALSYLNNVWPGLVKPDGTLSGKGLALGAGALGLFTVINVLGVRRLADTNAVTVVWKFLIPVLTVGTLLAVAFTPGNFHAGGGFAPFGAHGIFAALPAGVVFALQGFEQAIQMGGEARDPGRDIPRAVILATLLGTALYLLLAVAFLGALDPALIAGGWGHPVGAGDYGPYATIATGLGLTWLAVLLYIDAVVSPGGTALIYVGTSARLAYSLGRAGYLPGGLTRLDRRGTPVLAILLAYGIGLVMFLPFPGWQQLVTLISSATFLTYAFAPISLMVLRHADADRPRPYRLPTAALLTRIAFATSNLIVYWAGWENDQKLAVGIIAGLVLFAGYRATQPAGRWPALEWRSALWLLPWLGGLTVISWLGQFGGGLAVIPFWVDIAVVVAFSIAIFELAVRTAPPAARSRRLIETELLRP, from the coding sequence ATGACGCCGCATCTGGGCCTGCTCGGGCTGACGTTCGTCTCGCTTGGGTCGATCATCGGCTCCGGCTGGTTGCTCGGCGCGCTGACGGCCGCCCGGGTCGCCGGGCCCGCGTCGCTGGTGGCCTGGGTGCTGGCCGGCATCCTGATCATCGGCCTGGCGCTGGTACACGCCGAGCTGGGCGCCGCGTATCCGGTCGCCGGCGGCAGCGCGCGCTATACCCAGCTGGCGCTCGGCCCCCTGGCCGGGTTCGTCGCCGGGTGGCTCGCCTGGATCCAGGCAGTGGCGCTCGCGCCGATCGAGGCCGAGGCGGCGCTGTCCTACCTGAACAACGTCTGGCCGGGGCTGGTCAAACCGGACGGCACGCTGTCCGGGAAGGGACTGGCCCTCGGAGCCGGCGCGCTCGGGCTGTTCACGGTCATCAACGTCCTGGGCGTGCGGCGGCTCGCGGACACGAACGCCGTCACGGTCGTCTGGAAGTTCCTGATCCCGGTGCTGACCGTCGGCACGCTGCTGGCGGTCGCGTTCACGCCGGGAAACTTCCACGCCGGCGGCGGCTTCGCCCCGTTCGGCGCGCACGGGATCTTCGCGGCGCTGCCGGCCGGCGTCGTGTTCGCGCTGCAGGGCTTCGAGCAGGCCATCCAGATGGGCGGCGAGGCGCGCGATCCGGGCCGGGACATCCCACGCGCGGTGATCCTCGCGACGCTGCTCGGCACGGCGCTCTACCTGCTGCTCGCGGTCGCCTTCCTGGGGGCGCTCGACCCGGCGCTGATCGCCGGGGGTTGGGGGCACCCGGTCGGGGCGGGCGACTACGGGCCCTATGCGACGATCGCGACCGGGCTCGGGCTCACCTGGCTGGCGGTGCTGCTCTACATCGATGCGGTGGTCTCGCCGGGTGGTACCGCGCTGATCTATGTCGGCACCTCGGCACGGCTGGCCTACTCGCTTGGCCGGGCCGGCTATCTTCCGGGCGGGTTGACGCGACTTGACCGTCGTGGCACCCCGGTCCTGGCTATTCTTCTCGCGTATGGCATTGGACTGGTGATGTTCCTGCCGTTCCCGGGTTGGCAGCAGCTGGTGACGCTCATCAGTTCTGCGACGTTTCTGACCTATGCCTTCGCGCCTATTTCCCTGATGGTGCTGCGTCACGCCGATGCCGACCGGCCACGCCCTTATCGGCTGCCAACGGCCGCCCTGTTGACCCGGATCGCGTTCGCCACGTCGAATCTGATCGTCTATTGGGCCGGCTGGGAGAACGACCAGAAGCTGGCCGTGGGAATCATCGCCGGGCTCGTGCTCTTCGCCGGCTACCGGGCGACCCAACCGGCGGGGCGCTGGCCGGCGCTGGAATGGCGCTCGGCACTGTGGCTGCTGCCGTGGCTGGGTGGCCTGACCGTCATCTCGTGGCTCGGCCAGTTCGGCGGAGGTCTGGCCGTCATCCCGTTCTGGGTCGACATCGCCGTCGTCGTCGCCTTCAGCATCGCGATCTTCGAGCTCGCCGTCCGCACGGCTCCGCCGGCCGCGCGCTCCCGCCGCCTGATCGAAACGGAACTCCTCCGCCCCTGA
- a CDS encoding TIGR03767 family metallophosphoesterase → MTTRDRRLVRGAPGPGGYRPLVAGPGEPQLVRTELVEPVVGPAGTRPGRRSLARFAHLSDLHVVDHQSPARAEFLERAGDPDSPFWEVVVELGAYRPQEPFTAHVVEAMVQTVNALAAAPGGAPIAFAIVTGDATDNCQANELAWYRDVLDGGGPVQVDSGTPDRYDGVADDVRYDVRYWHPDGTPPGQADDLPRAHYGYPAAPGVIDAARRAFAATGLSIPWYTALGNHDNLVSGTAVPIDVITDLATGGLKIVDLAPDADVAAIGLAIDTGDPAGFAALLAGPGRTVPADPRRRSVRRDEHVAAHFETRGRPVGHGYTETNLKDGTAYYTFDIAGLVAAAAGQDGEGSQVPVVGVVLDTVNPNGGWQGSLDETQFAWLESTLRAGSTRWLGADGTVATGAGPDCLFILFSHHPLETLVNDQESPAGGPRVLAGRVRDLLLRYPNVVGWVNGHTHRHTVTPYARPAGSPFPGGFWEITTASHIDWPQQSRLVELYDNGDGTLSFVATVLDTAAPATSDHTQFGPFAQTSATSATGATSTRGTTGTTGTTGTVTATSGGAGPVDPLALASLSRELAANYWQRRPGNDADPDPGGGSGAGTRLDRNVDLLLPAPNSAS, encoded by the coding sequence GTGACCACCCGCGACCGCCGGCTCGTGCGCGGCGCGCCGGGCCCCGGCGGCTACCGGCCGCTGGTCGCCGGCCCCGGCGAGCCGCAGCTGGTGCGGACCGAGCTGGTCGAACCGGTGGTGGGGCCGGCGGGCACGCGGCCCGGTCGGCGGTCGCTCGCGCGGTTCGCGCATCTGTCCGACCTGCACGTCGTGGATCACCAGTCGCCGGCCCGGGCCGAGTTCCTGGAGCGGGCCGGCGACCCGGACTCGCCGTTCTGGGAGGTGGTGGTCGAACTCGGCGCATACCGGCCGCAGGAGCCGTTCACCGCGCACGTCGTCGAGGCGATGGTCCAGACGGTGAACGCGCTGGCGGCCGCCCCGGGGGGCGCGCCGATCGCCTTCGCGATCGTCACCGGCGACGCGACGGACAACTGCCAGGCCAACGAGCTGGCCTGGTACCGCGACGTCCTCGACGGTGGCGGGCCGGTCCAGGTCGACTCGGGCACCCCGGACCGATACGACGGCGTCGCCGACGACGTCCGCTACGACGTCCGGTACTGGCACCCGGACGGCACCCCGCCCGGCCAGGCCGACGACCTGCCGCGGGCCCACTACGGCTACCCGGCGGCGCCCGGCGTGATCGACGCCGCCCGGCGCGCGTTCGCCGCCACCGGCCTGTCGATCCCCTGGTACACCGCGCTCGGCAACCACGACAACCTGGTCTCGGGTACCGCGGTTCCCATCGACGTGATCACTGACCTGGCCACCGGTGGCCTGAAGATCGTCGATCTCGCCCCCGACGCCGACGTCGCCGCGATCGGGTTGGCGATCGACACGGGCGACCCGGCGGGCTTCGCCGCGCTTCTCGCCGGCCCGGGCAGGACCGTGCCGGCGGACCCGCGAAGGCGGTCTGTCCGGCGAGACGAGCACGTCGCCGCGCACTTCGAGACCCGCGGCCGCCCGGTGGGTCACGGGTACACCGAGACGAATCTCAAGGACGGCACGGCCTACTACACCTTCGACATCGCGGGCCTGGTGGCGGCCGCCGCCGGCCAGGATGGCGAAGGGTCCCAGGTGCCCGTGGTCGGCGTGGTGCTGGACACCGTCAACCCGAACGGTGGCTGGCAGGGCTCGCTGGACGAGACCCAGTTCGCCTGGCTGGAGTCGACGCTGCGGGCGGGCTCCACCCGTTGGCTGGGTGCCGACGGGACAGTCGCCACCGGCGCCGGGCCGGACTGCCTGTTCATCCTGTTCAGTCACCATCCGCTGGAGACGCTGGTCAACGACCAGGAGTCCCCGGCCGGCGGGCCGCGCGTGCTCGCCGGGCGGGTGCGCGACCTGCTGCTGCGGTACCCCAACGTCGTCGGCTGGGTGAACGGCCACACCCACCGGCACACCGTCACGCCCTACGCCCGCCCCGCCGGGAGCCCGTTCCCCGGCGGATTCTGGGAGATCACCACGGCGTCGCACATCGACTGGCCGCAGCAGTCCCGTCTCGTCGAGCTGTACGACAACGGCGACGGCACCCTGTCGTTCGTCGCCACCGTCCTCGACACCGCCGCGCCCGCGACGTCCGACCACACCCAGTTCGGCCCGTTCGCGCAGACCAGCGCGACGAGCGCGACCGGCGCGACGAGCACGCGCGGCACGACCGGCACGACCGGCACGACCGGCACCGTGACCGCCACGTCCGGCGGCGCTGGCCCGGTCGACCCGCTGGCGCTGGCGTCGCTGTCGCGCGAGCTGGCCGCCAACTACTGGCAGCGCCGGCCCGGGAACGACGCCGACCCGGACCCGGGCGGCGGCTCCGGTGCCGGCACCCGCCTCGACCGCAACGTCGACCTCCTGCTCCCCGCGCCGAACTCGGCGAGCTGA
- a CDS encoding TauD/TfdA family dioxygenase, translating into MSLAGPVGVLTVDDLELPALWLRDACGCAECRHPGTGQRLVGSARVARLFADTAVEYHELTDGRLTVVFAPDGHRSTFELDWLERSAPGRAARTGDQSESGRVPWTATDLPAGPPRVAWDAYLRSPVAMMTTLGAVSALGAAILTEVPARAGMVLTVARTFGFVRETNYGRLFDVRSEVDPEHLAYTGVALAPHTDNPYRDPVPTVQLLHCLRAAGAGGDTTLVDGFAAASRLRDVDAAAFDTLTQVWLPFRYDGPTTILTARAPVIAIDDEGAVAQVRWNDRALQPPDVPPDRVGEVYRALAAFAAVVEAPDLAITLRLAPGDCLIFDNTRVLHGRTAFQPDPAGGGRHLQGVYVDMDGLRGTLEVLRRDGAGVSRRARVASDASDASDASGASGAFAPAARKAAAASPATAPAVAR; encoded by the coding sequence ATGAGCCTGGCGGGACCGGTCGGCGTACTGACGGTTGACGATCTGGAGTTGCCGGCGCTGTGGCTGCGCGACGCATGCGGCTGTGCCGAGTGCCGGCACCCGGGAACCGGGCAGCGTCTGGTGGGGTCCGCGCGGGTGGCGCGGCTGTTCGCGGACACCGCCGTCGAGTACCACGAGCTGACGGACGGCCGGTTGACGGTCGTGTTCGCGCCCGACGGCCATCGGTCGACGTTCGAGCTGGACTGGCTGGAGCGCAGCGCCCCGGGGCGAGCGGCCCGGACGGGGGACCAGTCCGAGAGCGGCCGGGTGCCGTGGACCGCCACCGACCTGCCCGCCGGGCCGCCACGGGTGGCCTGGGATGCCTACCTGCGCTCCCCGGTCGCCATGATGACCACACTCGGCGCGGTCTCGGCGCTGGGCGCGGCGATCCTCACCGAGGTGCCCGCGCGGGCCGGCATGGTGCTCACGGTCGCCCGCACCTTTGGGTTCGTCCGGGAGACGAACTACGGCAGGCTTTTCGACGTTCGCAGCGAGGTTGACCCGGAGCACCTCGCCTACACGGGCGTCGCCCTCGCGCCACATACCGACAACCCCTACCGCGACCCGGTGCCGACCGTGCAGCTTCTGCACTGCCTGCGCGCCGCCGGCGCGGGCGGAGACACCACGCTCGTCGACGGCTTCGCCGCGGCGAGCCGACTGCGTGACGTCGACGCGGCCGCGTTCGACACGCTCACCCAGGTCTGGCTGCCCTTTCGCTACGACGGGCCGACGACGATCCTGACCGCCCGCGCGCCGGTCATCGCGATCGACGACGAGGGCGCCGTGGCTCAGGTCCGCTGGAACGACCGGGCCCTGCAGCCGCCCGACGTGCCCCCCGACCGGGTGGGCGAGGTCTACCGGGCGCTCGCCGCCTTCGCCGCCGTGGTCGAGGCGCCCGACCTGGCGATCACGCTGCGGCTGGCGCCCGGCGACTGCCTGATCTTCGACAACACCCGGGTGCTGCACGGGCGGACGGCCTTCCAGCCGGACCCGGCCGGCGGCGGGCGTCACCTGCAGGGCGTCTACGTGGACATGGACGGCCTGCGCGGCACGCTCGAGGTGCTGCGCCGCGATGGCGCCGGTGTCAGCCGCCGGGCGCGCGTCGCCTCAGACGCCTCAGACGCCTCAGACGCGTCGGGCGCGTCGGGCGCGTTCGCGCCAGCGGCACGGAAGGCGGCGGCGGCATCGCCGGCGACCGCGCCGGCGGTGGCTCGATGA
- a CDS encoding HD domain-containing protein, which produces MSAGPTGGGPVSPDGAAPAEALAAVHALFDAASSSEYLGEAVSVAGHSLRTAACAVAAGAAPALVAAALLHDVGHMLDRDSAAALARGDDIRHEITGAAWLSRWFGPEVTEPVRLHVDAKRYLCVVDPGYYDILSPISRRTLAMQGGPFEGDELTAFRAGPYAEDAAAVRRWDDAGKDPSVVIPPLSAYDDLLAGLIRDGGGIRSSG; this is translated from the coding sequence ATGAGCGCGGGCCCGACCGGCGGCGGACCGGTGAGCCCCGACGGCGCGGCTCCGGCTGAGGCGCTCGCGGCCGTCCACGCGCTGTTCGACGCGGCGAGCTCGTCGGAGTACCTGGGCGAGGCGGTCTCGGTGGCCGGGCATTCGCTGCGGACCGCGGCGTGCGCGGTCGCCGCCGGCGCGGCGCCCGCGCTGGTCGCCGCCGCCCTGCTGCACGACGTCGGGCACATGCTGGACCGTGACTCGGCCGCCGCGCTCGCCCGCGGCGACGACATCCGACACGAGATCACCGGGGCCGCCTGGCTGTCCCGCTGGTTCGGACCGGAGGTGACCGAACCGGTGCGGCTGCACGTCGACGCGAAGCGCTATCTCTGCGTCGTCGACCCGGGCTACTACGACATCCTCTCGCCGATCTCCCGCCGGACGCTGGCGATGCAGGGCGGCCCGTTCGAGGGCGACGAGCTGACCGCGTTCCGGGCGGGTCCCTACGCCGAGGACGCCGCGGCGGTACGGCGGTGGGATGACGCGGGCAAGGACCCGTCTGTCGTGATCCCACCCCTGTCCGCCTATGACGACCTGCTGGCCGGCCTGATCCGGGACGGCGGGGGAATCCGGTCATCAGGGTGA
- the rnhA gene encoding ribonuclease HI, whose protein sequence is MTSAVEIYTDGACKGNPGPGGWGAVLRYGRHEKTICGGEPNDTTNNRMELLAAIRALEALTRPSVVRINTDSQYLRNGITGWLQRWKSNGWQTKEKKAVKNVDLWQRLDSLVGQHQIEWVWVKGHAGNPGNVLADQLANRGLTEARQRSP, encoded by the coding sequence ATGACGAGCGCCGTCGAGATCTACACGGACGGGGCGTGTAAGGGCAACCCCGGGCCCGGCGGCTGGGGCGCGGTCCTGCGCTACGGACGCCACGAGAAGACGATCTGTGGCGGCGAGCCGAACGACACGACCAACAACCGGATGGAGCTGCTTGCCGCCATCCGGGCGCTGGAGGCACTCACCCGGCCGTCGGTCGTCAGGATCAACACCGACAGCCAGTACCTGCGTAACGGAATCACCGGATGGCTGCAGCGCTGGAAGAGCAACGGCTGGCAGACGAAAGAGAAGAAGGCCGTCAAGAACGTCGACCTCTGGCAGAGGCTCGATTCCCTGGTCGGGCAGCACCAGATCGAATGGGTGTGGGTCAAGGGGCACGCGGGCAACCCAGGCAACGTCCTCGCCGACCAGCTCGCGAACCGTGGACTCACGGAGGCCCGCCAGCGATCACCCTGA
- a CDS encoding thiolase family protein, which produces MRDAVIVDAVRTPIGKGKPGGALAGVHPVDLHAHAIRALVERTGIDPALIDDVIGGTVGQIGEQSSNNARWAALAAGLPETVPAVTVDRQCGSSQQAIHFAAQGVISGAYDIAIASGVESMSTVPIGSSSAGRDASGPGVAARYPDGLVPQGISAELIAQRWNLSRTRLDEFAAESHRRAAAAWDDGRFDAEVSPVKAPSPDGSGSLVQVTRDQSIRAATTVEVLAGLRPAFRADAWTERFPEIDWRVTAGNSSPVNDGAAAVLITDGDTARRLGLRPRARLHSFAVVGDDPLLMLTGVIPATEKVLRRAGLRLEDIDAFEVNEAFASVVLAWQAETGADLARVNVNGGATAIGHPLGASGARLMTTLLSVLEQTGGRYGLQTMCEGGGMANATIIERL; this is translated from the coding sequence ATGCGGGACGCAGTGATCGTCGACGCCGTCCGGACCCCGATCGGCAAGGGCAAGCCGGGTGGGGCGCTCGCCGGCGTGCACCCCGTCGACCTGCACGCCCACGCGATCCGCGCGCTGGTGGAGCGGACGGGAATCGACCCCGCCCTCATCGACGACGTGATCGGCGGAACGGTCGGGCAGATCGGCGAGCAGAGCTCCAACAACGCCCGATGGGCCGCGCTGGCCGCCGGGCTACCCGAGACCGTGCCCGCCGTGACGGTCGACCGTCAGTGCGGCAGCAGCCAGCAGGCGATCCATTTCGCCGCACAGGGCGTCATCAGCGGCGCGTACGACATCGCCATCGCCTCGGGCGTCGAGTCGATGAGCACGGTGCCCATCGGCAGCTCGTCCGCCGGGCGCGACGCCTCGGGGCCTGGCGTCGCCGCGCGCTACCCCGACGGGCTGGTGCCGCAGGGCATCTCCGCCGAGCTGATCGCGCAGCGGTGGAACCTCTCCCGTACCAGGCTCGACGAGTTCGCGGCCGAGAGCCACCGGCGCGCCGCCGCCGCCTGGGACGACGGCCGTTTCGACGCGGAGGTCTCGCCGGTCAAGGCGCCGTCGCCCGACGGCTCGGGCTCACTGGTCCAGGTCACCCGCGACCAGTCGATCCGGGCGGCGACGACGGTCGAGGTGCTCGCCGGCCTGAGGCCCGCGTTCCGCGCCGACGCGTGGACCGAGCGCTTCCCGGAGATCGACTGGCGCGTCACGGCGGGCAACTCCTCGCCGGTCAACGACGGCGCCGCCGCCGTCCTGATCACCGACGGCGACACCGCGCGCCGGCTCGGTCTGCGCCCGCGCGCCCGGCTGCACAGCTTCGCCGTCGTCGGGGACGACCCGTTGCTCATGCTCACCGGCGTGATCCCGGCGACCGAGAAGGTCCTGCGGCGGGCCGGCCTGCGCCTCGAGGACATCGACGCCTTCGAGGTCAACGAGGCGTTCGCGAGCGTGGTGCTGGCCTGGCAGGCCGAGACCGGCGCGGACCTCGCCAGGGTCAACGTCAACGGCGGCGCGACCGCGATCGGGCACCCGCTCGGCGCCAGCGGCGCCCGGCTGATGACCACGCTGCTGTCGGTGCTGGAGCAGACCGGCGGGCGCTACGGCCTGCAGACCATGTGCGAGGGCGGCGGCATGGCGAACGCGACCATCATCGAACGGCTCTGA
- a CDS encoding winged helix-turn-helix transcriptional regulator — protein MTQTGRECSIADALAIVGERWSLLALREINLGVTRFDQIVRNTGASRDILATRLRALVAAGVVERRPYQEHPPRYEYVATEAGEALRPALHALMEWGDRYAAKGDPPTVLAHDCGAELHTRAVCAHCGEPVAFGGNTRLLRLGAVH, from the coding sequence ATGACCCAGACCGGACGGGAGTGCTCGATCGCGGACGCGCTCGCGATCGTGGGCGAGCGGTGGAGCCTGCTCGCGCTGCGCGAGATCAACCTCGGAGTGACCAGGTTCGACCAGATCGTCCGCAACACCGGCGCGAGCCGCGACATCCTGGCCACCCGCCTGCGCGCGCTGGTCGCGGCGGGCGTCGTCGAGCGCCGCCCCTATCAGGAGCATCCGCCCCGCTACGAGTACGTCGCGACCGAGGCCGGCGAGGCCCTACGGCCCGCGCTGCACGCGTTGATGGAGTGGGGCGACCGGTACGCGGCCAAGGGCGACCCGCCGACGGTCCTCGCCCACGACTGCGGCGCCGAGCTGCACACGCGGGCCGTCTGCGCGCACTGCGGCGAACCGGTCGCCTTTGGCGGGAACACCCGCCTCCTCCGACTGGGCGCCGTCCACTGA
- a CDS encoding FUSC family protein, with protein sequence MIAFAAALRAGLLTTAVTMAAVLASFGSALGVERAAHLNLGVVIQAVVLALTLARVERNRATRAAAAGRARAPMALRLALLPVVAVAASEVGRLMIEHPNVGDVLFVLGISAGIWVRRFGPAASRLGTLATLPFIALLITPAVAAPSGSTRWWSALMAVIASFWVLTLHALAERLRLLPSTAAALGATAAQAEPAGTPASARPASARPAAGGWWRSPSTRMAAQMAVGLGAAFLVGRLAFPDHWPWLVVTAYIVAAGNRGRGDVAVKSVARLVGGAVGTVAATAAIATAPAHSARTVVAIFVVLAVAQCLRTVHYAFWAAGVTSVLALLYGYFGLTAGHMLAERLAAMAVGSVLAVAAAWLVLPVRSRDFARSRLARALAALTDLLLAVARAETGAVAAHRAAFLDAVGELELIAGTLAARRLVSRAARRPAPCLADAVEAVRGCREAVDALALAVADA encoded by the coding sequence GTGATCGCTTTCGCGGCAGCGCTGCGTGCCGGTCTGCTGACGACCGCGGTCACGATGGCGGCCGTGCTGGCGTCCTTCGGCAGCGCGCTCGGGGTCGAGCGCGCGGCGCACCTGAACCTCGGTGTCGTCATCCAGGCGGTCGTACTGGCGCTGACACTCGCCCGGGTCGAGCGGAACCGCGCGACGCGCGCCGCCGCGGCCGGCCGGGCGCGGGCGCCGATGGCCCTGCGGCTCGCCCTGCTGCCCGTCGTCGCGGTGGCCGCGAGCGAGGTCGGCCGGCTGATGATCGAGCACCCCAACGTCGGTGACGTCCTGTTCGTTCTGGGGATCAGCGCCGGCATCTGGGTACGCCGCTTCGGCCCGGCTGCGTCCCGTCTCGGCACACTCGCGACCCTGCCGTTCATCGCGCTGCTCATCACGCCGGCCGTCGCCGCGCCGAGCGGCTCGACGCGCTGGTGGTCCGCGCTGATGGCGGTGATCGCGTCGTTCTGGGTACTCACCCTGCACGCGCTGGCCGAGCGTCTCCGGCTCCTGCCGTCGACCGCCGCCGCCCTCGGCGCGACCGCCGCGCAGGCCGAGCCGGCGGGTACCCCGGCTTCCGCGCGACCGGCTTCCGCGCGACCGGCGGCCGGCGGCTGGTGGCGGTCGCCCAGCACGAGGATGGCCGCGCAGATGGCCGTCGGGCTCGGCGCGGCGTTCCTGGTCGGGCGGCTGGCCTTCCCGGATCACTGGCCGTGGCTGGTGGTCACCGCCTACATCGTCGCCGCCGGCAACCGCGGCCGCGGCGACGTCGCCGTGAAGAGCGTCGCCCGCCTCGTCGGAGGGGCGGTCGGTACCGTGGCCGCGACCGCGGCGATAGCCACCGCCCCCGCGCACAGCGCCCGGACGGTCGTGGCGATCTTCGTGGTGCTCGCCGTCGCGCAGTGCCTGCGCACCGTCCACTACGCCTTCTGGGCGGCCGGGGTGACGTCGGTGCTGGCGCTGCTCTACGGCTACTTCGGCCTCACAGCCGGGCACATGCTGGCCGAACGGCTCGCGGCCATGGCCGTCGGATCGGTGCTCGCGGTCGCCGCGGCCTGGCTGGTGCTGCCCGTCCGCTCCCGTGACTTCGCCCGGTCGCGCCTGGCTCGGGCGCTCGCCGCGCTCACCGACCTGCTCCTGGCCGTCGCGCGAGCCGAGACGGGCGCGGTCGCGGCCCACCGGGCCGCGTTCCTGGACGCGGTCGGCGAGCTGGAACTGATCGCCGGCACGCTCGCCGCGCGGCGGCTGGTGTCGCGTGCGGCTCGCCGGCCGGCGCCTTGTCTGGCGGACGCCGTCGAGGCGGTGCGTGGTTGCCGCGAAGCCGTGGACGCGCTCGCGCTGGCCGTGGCCGACGCGC